Proteins co-encoded in one Pseudoalteromonas sp. MEBiC 03607 genomic window:
- a CDS encoding GNAT family N-acetyltransferase, with the protein MKIESVNSDDYPELLDVWENSVRATHDFITEDDIAFFKPIIIEQAFPNVTLKCIKSEHKTILGFVGVHDSKIEMLFILDAARGKGVGKALLNYAIEQLAANKVDVNEQNPLAVGFYQHMGFKVASRSPLDDMGKPFPILHMRLKTPCESNL; encoded by the coding sequence GTGAAAATAGAAAGTGTGAACTCTGATGATTATCCAGAGCTACTTGATGTGTGGGAAAACTCAGTACGAGCGACCCATGATTTTATAACAGAAGACGATATAGCCTTTTTTAAGCCAATTATTATTGAGCAAGCTTTTCCCAACGTAACTTTAAAGTGCATTAAGAGTGAACATAAAACAATTTTAGGCTTCGTTGGTGTACACGATAGCAAAATAGAAATGCTGTTCATTTTAGATGCCGCAAGAGGTAAGGGGGTTGGTAAAGCACTTCTGAACTATGCAATTGAGCAATTAGCTGCCAACAAAGTGGATGTAAATGAGCAAAACCCACTTGCAGTTGGGTTTTATCAGCACATGGGTTTTAAAGTTGCCTCACGTTCCCCTTTAGATGATATGGGCAAGCCTTTTCCAATATTGCATATGAGACTTAAAACACCCTGTGAGTCTAATCTATAA